TCCCCCGGCAATACTTAACGGGTTTCTTATCTCATGTGCCATTCTTGCAGATATCTCACCAAGTGTCCGCACCTCCTCTGTCTGTATGGCCCGATCCTCCAGTCTTTTGAGCTCGGTTATATCAAGCATAAATCCATCAACCCATTTCACCTCACCATTCTCATCGGTAGTTGGTATTGAATGTGTAATAAAATGGAGGAGCCTCCCGTCCTTTGACCTTACCTTGTGATCAAGCCTGCACTCTTCACCTTTAATAAAACAGGTATTCCAAACTGTTTTAAATGCCTCAGGCGCCTCACTCGCTATCTTATCCCGCCAGAATCTCTTGTCATCAAGCGCCTCTTCTACAGTATAACCTATATTTTCTGTCAGGTAAGAGTTTACAAACTCGGTTGTCCCGTCCTTTAATATCCTGTAGACAACAAGCGGGACATTTTCCACCATTGTCCGGTATTTTTCTTCAGATTCCAGGAGCTCTGATGTCCTCTCATCAACACGTTTTTCAAGGGTCCTTGCATAGTTTTCTATCTCCATGCGTCTGGTTTTAAGGGCCTCAAGCATTGTGTTAAGGGTGTTTGTCAGGGAGCCCACCTCGTCTGAGCTCTTGACATCAAGTCCATTCTCCCTTTCCCCTGATGCAATCTCGCGGGCCTCTGCCACTATCTCCTTTATAGGTTTTATAAACAGATTAATTACAAGATAGATAAACAGAAAGGATATGAGGATGACCGCAATTCCAGCTGAAACCATCAGATTCCTGGTGCCTGCCAGTCTTTTAAGTGTTGCTGTCCTGTCAGCGTTGAAGACTATCAGTGCAACAACCTCTCCTGAGCAGTTTACAACAGGGCCTATTAAAACAGACATGTCCGGGTGTTTTTCAGGTGATATCATTATATCTGGCTCATGTATATTCCCTTGACCTTTGTATATCCCTGAAATGTTTTCAAGAGAAAGCTCCCCGGCTGCTGTTATTCTCTCAGGTTTGCCTTCTGCTATAGTGTAAAGTGCGGCATTTATCTTCCAGGTCCTGTGATAATCATCCATAAATGCATTCCCTAAGGTAAACAGGGTGCCAACACTCCCAGCGATCTTTCCATCATTATAGACAGCTACAGCACCCCCTGTGACAAGACCTGACCGCCCCATCTCAAGGCAGACAGAATTTTTTGCCCCTGAAAAAATCTCTGATACGCTCTTTATATCCAAACCCGCAGTATCTCCATTCTCTCCCGGGTTAGAAAGCCTTAAAAAGGATATGCCCGGAGGTCTGTGAAGATACAGTTGTGAAACCCCCTGGTTGTTTTTAAGGTTCTGGTATATAGGTGCTATATAGTTTTGCAGGGCGACTTTGTCATCTTCTTTAAGAAGCCTTCCAATATCGGGTATATCTGCAAATGAAGATGCTATAGAGATGGCCTGTTCCTGTTTCTGGTTAAGCCGGTCCAGAAAGAGCCTGTAATGCTGAAGTAAAAGGTTCCTTTCCTCTTTTTTGATCAGGTTCTGCTGTGAGGTTAAACTGATTAAGGTCAAAATGGTGGTGCTGGCAAAGGCAAAAAAAAGAAAAGGGATTAAGAGCTTCAGTTTCAGGCTGATTCCTCTCATCCCATGAAAGATATTATGCAGATTTTTCATATACTGTCATAGCCATTTATTTCAATCATTATGTTTATATACTTTTTCTTAAATAAAACGAATATTTTTTTGTTTCCTAATGAAAATAATTGCCGATTATTCTTTTTGGTATTATTAAGGCAAAAGGTATCTTTTGTACCCGGATTTTGAATAATCAGCGGAGGCATTTTATGAGTGTTGAAGGGACATACAGGATTTCTACGGACACCCCTATGGGCGTTATGGAGAGCACCCTTACCCTTAAAAAGGCAGGTGATGAGTTGACTGGCACCATGTCATCAGGGCTTATAGGGCAGGTAGATTTTAATGGCGGAAAGGTGGAGGGCAGCAGCTTTTCATTTGCGCTTACAGTAAAGAAGTTCTTTAAAAAGATAGATATTTCAGGGCATGGCAGGGTAGAGGGTGACAGGATATCAGGGAGGATAATAACATCGTATGGCGAATCCTGTTTTGAAGGGGAAAGGGTTTAGCTTGTTACCGCCTATTTTTATATTGACACAACAGGCTAATCTTTTTATCCTTCTTATTAAATTAACATTTCAACACAATCTGTTTCAGACATAAAAGTAAAAGTCTCAGGGCTGCTTTAACCGTTCATTAACATTTTAAATGGAGGATAAAGAATGCCATCATATTACAACAATATAAGACCAAACCTGGCAGGCGACTTTCCGCAGATTGACCCGACTGCATTAATTGACCCTTCAGCCCAGATAATTGGCAATGTGAAGATTGATGAAGGCGTTTTTGTCGGGCCTTTAACTGTAATCAGGGCGGATCAGAGGGGGCCCGACGGCAAGGTGGCGCTCATTCATATTGGCGAAGAGGTCAATATTCAGGATGGTGTTATTATACACACTGATCCCGGTGCCCCCTTTGTTATAGGCCCCAAAACCTCTATAGCCCATGGAGTCACCATCCATGGTCCATGTAATATCGCCAATGAGTGTTTTATTGCTATAAGGGCATCTCTGTACAAGGTAACTCTGGAAGAGCATGTATGGATCGGGCTTGGAGCAATCGTACAAAGGGTTACATTGAATTCATTTACCATGGTTCCAACCGGTGCAGTTATCCTTGAACATGCTGAAACACTCGGGCTAAGGCTGGTTACGGATGAAGAAAGAAAATTTATGGAAGAGGCCTGGATTGCCAATTCAAGGTTAAGGATGGATTACCTGGAACTAAGGGACAAGGCGGAAGCACTCAGGTCCAGTATTAATAAAAAGGGGTGACTAGTTTCTCCCGGTATTTTCCCCAGGGTGCCCGAATGAGCTTGAAATTACAGGGGAAACAAACAATATGATCCTGATGGAACCTGAAACAAGAAAAACTATATTCTGGATTGTAAAACCAACTGTTGACATTAAAGGAGGTATGACGGCCATTTTTCCGGTAAATGTTATCTCTTCAGAAAAGGTGTCTGTTACATGGCCCCTGTATTTTAAAGGGCCATGTAACAGATTGAATTACTGCAATTTATTTGCTGAGCTTCTCTTTCATTTCCTTTGCCTGATCACGCCCTGCAAGCACATATATCTTTTCTATAAGGTAATACTGTCTGCCTTTGGCAGTCCTTATGAAAAATTTGTCAAACCCGGCAGTAATAGTTGATTTCTGATCAACAATACCAATTACCTGGCTGGCAATATCTGTCTCAAGGGGCCTGTCCAGTACAGCCAGGAAAAACTCTCCTCCATTGGCCGTAAAAATAAGCGCCTGTTTATCAATCTGATCCCAGTTTGATACATTGATTGCGTTTATCTTCTTGACCGCTTTAAGCTCATTACTGAGGTTGTATTTTTCAGGCAGGGCAGACGGTGCTGTTGTGGTTGTGGCACATGATGCTGTCATAGCGAGAAGTGCAACAATAGCGAACAATTTAATCATCATTTTCATATTGAAACTCCTTTCGGTTAATACAAAAAAACTATTTGACTAAAAACGTCAAATTTACAAATTGATGTAATATTAATTTAATCTGCAAAATAAATCAAGTTTTTTACAGATATACGGAGTTAATTTTTCAATGAGAGTAAATTGTCCTAGAAAAAATAAGGCTACTGTTTTTTTTGAAAGGAGGAAAATCAATTTAAAGATATCACTATTCAGATGTTAGATAACTATCTGATATTAATGAGATATTAGGCCCTTTTTACAGGAATTTTCAATAAATAGAGGATAATTGCGCCAATGATACACCAAATAGCAAGGGCATAAAACACCCCCTGGTAACCATGCCCGCTGTCATACAGCCTCCCTGCAACATAGGGTATTATAGCCCCAAAGGTGGTATTGATGGCCAGAGAGAGCCCTATAAGCGATGCAAATGTCTTTACACCGTAATAATTGCTTAATACAGTGGCCACACAGACAACGCCCCCTCCAAAACCGA
The Desulfatiglans sp. genome window above contains:
- a CDS encoding PAS domain S-box protein, yielding MKNLHNIFHGMRGISLKLKLLIPFLFFAFASTTILTLISLTSQQNLIKKEERNLLLQHYRLFLDRLNQKQEQAISIASSFADIPDIGRLLKEDDKVALQNYIAPIYQNLKNNQGVSQLYLHRPPGISFLRLSNPGENGDTAGLDIKSVSEIFSGAKNSVCLEMGRSGLVTGGAVAVYNDGKIAGSVGTLFTLGNAFMDDYHRTWKINAALYTIAEGKPERITAAGELSLENISGIYKGQGNIHEPDIMISPEKHPDMSVLIGPVVNCSGEVVALIVFNADRTATLKRLAGTRNLMVSAGIAVILISFLFIYLVINLFIKPIKEIVAEAREIASGERENGLDVKSSDEVGSLTNTLNTMLEALKTRRMEIENYARTLEKRVDERTSELLESEEKYRTMVENVPLVVYRILKDGTTEFVNSYLTENIGYTVEEALDDKRFWRDKIASEAPEAFKTVWNTCFIKGEECRLDHKVRSKDGRLLHFITHSIPTTDENGEVKWVDGFMLDITELKRLEDRAIQTEEVRTLGEISARMAHEIRNPLSIAGGFARRLRDAMKDDDPNKRLSIIIVEEVAKLEIFVTGLLSTITPFELTLSSVNINELILESIAELDRLLESRNLEIVSDLESNIPDIEADHKILCQAVTNIIKHSIISSPPEENISVSTAFRDDEVVVTITNAFKHMSNADIEQFFFPHIEQKLEESVLDLPLSKIIIHRHGGKINLIKIGDNILKIIISFPMRTA
- a CDS encoding hexapeptide transferase, with the protein product MPSYYNNIRPNLAGDFPQIDPTALIDPSAQIIGNVKIDEGVFVGPLTVIRADQRGPDGKVALIHIGEEVNIQDGVIIHTDPGAPFVIGPKTSIAHGVTIHGPCNIANECFIAIRASLYKVTLEEHVWIGLGAIVQRVTLNSFTMVPTGAVILEHAETLGLRLVTDEERKFMEEAWIANSRLRMDYLELRDKAEALRSSINKKG